From Gossypium raimondii isolate GPD5lz chromosome 11, ASM2569854v1, whole genome shotgun sequence:
atatttttagagtgtcattgagttggtattaaggtttcgttagaaaattttaacgtttggatagtaaattaactaaaaaggactaaattgaaaatagtgtaaaatttgttaaattgtgattaaatagcttaagtgattaaaaaggagggatttaaaaggaaattaggcCCAAActatatgggctggacggttgggcaagaaaaatctagaaaagtgatgtaataagggtaaaattggaaattttgtaaaagttaacaaataaaaatctcaattaaaagagtttctaggcaattcttcataattatcagccaaagaacGCCATTGAAGAGTCCCTCCAAactggtttttcatatatttgaatcatgtaagtttaattcttgattatttcttctaatttttgtggttttgatacttttacaattaggtccaactaattgTTTCATTAGTTATTGATCTTATGGCTGATTTtggaaagttaccattgatgggtactgaatttttatgatgaataaacatggaattaaagctttgattttgttatatgatgattctattaaagtaattttgatagaaattgattttagggacctaattgtgaaaaagttgggaattagggtttggtGTTGCGGTTTTGAATATGAAAGGATATTTAGTAgtctaaaatagttggaaaaggttttgattgagaaaaaaaattagatcaattgaggggttaattttgtagggaccaaattgtaaaaactgtaaagtttggggtaaaagtgtaattttgagaATCTAAGGGCAGAaactgtgaaatgaattagaattgaattatatgctgatgaatgaataaatttgtattttagatcgagaacccgaAGCAagccgaggaaaagaaaaagtagttaattagtccctgaacttttacaaattttgcaaATCGGCCCAGGTAAGTTCCTATggctgaatttttatgattaattgttaatgtggaAATGATATATTGTATAAATTCGTATATTGTTActgaattatgattatggtaaaaatgaaaagaagatgaaattgttagttcaaattaagggatatgcAGGATTGAGTACACATGTTTGGCAACCAATGACGAATTGACGGATAagtccatggtggatccatgcaaagtgtgaaaagtaggtatggtgtttcagtgaagaaaaccatactgagttatgaaaagtaggtatggtgtttcagtgaagaaaaccatactgagttgtgaaaagtaggtatggtatttccgtgaagaaaaccatactaaGTTATAGCAATGtgaaatattcaagcaaattgTGGCGCCGggcaaacgatgtactcaaTTCCATAAGacgatccttaatttgacaGGTATTTGTAAGTgtaattgaagctaaatgtcgGAATAGAAGTTGACATCTGATATTGAGCTCGAttagatatatttattatttgagatTGGGGTTGGCAGGAaatgctaaatttttatttgtttgttaagttgtttgtgaaattttggtaagattttattatgagcctgtgaacttactaagctttctgtaAGGTTACTGGTGTGTGTTTACTGTTTCTTGTAgattgacatatatatatatttcggaggatcggatctacaacaacgatcacactatccagatttactccggtagattttgttaaacaactttttggatttgtatggcatgtatagggaattaAAGTAAAAAGCATTAGTATGAATGACTAagtatgtaaaataaatttgaatgttatggttgTGTTAGATGtctaaatatatacatgttttagtttgaaatggttgattggttgaacttcattagtatttaaatgaagtagttgaaatcttggaattggttgtgatttaaATTTGCGGGAAGGTTAGataattataaaggggttatattgtattttttaaatttgcaatggaatagTTTTTGGATAGATGCACTGaggtaaatttgaaaaatcatcaaaatggtgaaaattgaattagaagctgAGTGAGATACTAAATTAAAGCTGAATTAGTCtactttcacatgaaagaaatagagtaagaaaaagagttatatattttagatatttgaattttagtaagatatggtcagaatgattttgaggtcccctgttctgattttagaaattcattaaaaatttcacagagggaattatgagttataatttatatgtatagattccttgaTGAGTCTAATTTCAGGAGAAATAAGtggaagcaccatatgaagtctgtacaaagaaataattgaattttagtgacaagaggtcaggatgGTCGGTCActgaaacaggggagaatttaactaataaactgtactaatttgctaaaccaaaaattctgaaaaatttatggtgaaaatatatatgagtctagtttcaggaaaaatttacggatctaaatttagAGTTTcttaactcgagttataattaaataagtgactgctgcgcaggtggacagatttgctgtaaatagtgaaataaattttcaaaccaagtttttatgctccgaattagtaagataagctaagtaatgcctcgtgctcgactccgaaaacggtctcgggtaagaggtgttacagacacacccgtgtctcaggccagttgggcattcgaaatagggacagaTGGTCGTGTCCAGCCCGTGTTCGTActcatgtaactctctaactttggtcacatggccaagtcacacgcccgtgtgctaggccgtgtgaacatgCTGACTTACATTCGTAAAAGATACAGGGAACACACGCCTGTGTCACCtagctgtgtgtcacacacggttgagacacacgcctgtgtctctacccgtatagacaaaaataggccattttctaagccatatttctcacccaaattgacaCCAACCTAGCCTCAACAAATTgcacatcaacaagccataacaaggacTTCAACACAAGCTAAAATTATGTCTTAAACATGTATTATcaccacatacaaccaatatgcccttaggcacctcataTGACAACTTAATCCAAGTAAACCAAGTATCCAAACTTACCTAATTAACCTATCTAACCAAGTTACCAAAGTTCACTTTaactcaattatatatatacatatgtcaCTTATAATAACTTCACACTCAtattgtaataggccaatttagctcGGGcgcacaaaaaaataataaacccaaaataataaaacaaagtctaagtccagtacaaaattatatcatttggcccgatcggaatggtccattacttgaaaaggttgaaggtccatctacaagcttatggaaacataatcttcaaggatatacaatcttagatatgatatgcaatcttagaagatatgattttgtaatcttagagatttaatttgtagataccctttaatcttagccgttgatgtaattgatctgtaccgttggatttggggagactcaactataaatagaggcctctcccttcattgtaaaaggacgagagttgggagtaataataattcttaggagtattcactcaaatttttctctctcttgcgtttttattttttgtggcttgttcttattttgttgatttgtgtataatttatttattgatttgtatattgttgatttcaaatctctttttcccttttattcattttaaattcattattttcaaatttgtttacattttattttgccttatattttttttaaactctttgttttaaattcattggtcttttattattgatgctatttaatcatctatttgttattttatttttattattaaattaattattttaatattattaatactattatgtggcatcattaatcttgtatcattattatatactttttatgcctttaaatttcaaattttgttatatatatgcatgtatacatacatacgttttataatatatacatatacgtacacattttttaatttttataaatatatatacacatacttttatatattttctatgtttcataattttatatacgtagttatatatttttacatattaaaatatgtatatttatatatttttatttattttatttttataattcacaaacagatatatttttcttgtatgtacatatatatatatatttataatttattatttttatctattttctttgttattattattactttacttgatgtttatttatttatttattcacatgaccattattatcattattatattctttaaatgtttcagttttatttgtttatttacttgatattgtgtatacatgattgatttgtttttatttatcttttcattattattattattgttcttgatcatgctatttataatatttacattatcgAATTGTTACTTCATTATATAATTGTTACCCAAATTcgtataaagagaaaattttgaaaaataaaggcaatactagGTATTTGAAatcttcgagagaattgagccctaacgtattgggttccaactcTTTTGTTGAATCtgaataatcgagaatgctctttaatcaaaacataaataaaaagctcattatcgagaattcaatacgttgtgtcctaaagcattggatatgacaagttgttttcttgagatgatgatttttttcaaaaataatgaaggtaatattcaatgtttagaattttgaaaaattgtgccctaacgtattggactGCGGTTTCTTCATAAATcctaaacaattgaatattcttttaaattttattacacgatccttttggacaaactcatcttgaagaaataaaatatcgtgccctaacgcattgggtgtaacattttctttttcaaaatgagagggtcttaataaataacttaatttaattaaggatcgtatttttcaactctcgacattaagacatttattaatcaacttggtaccaatttttgggcgttacgagggtgctaatccttcctctaCTTAACTGACTCctgaacccatttttctaaaactcgtaaaCCAAAGTTGTTtgtaggtgatccaatcacaccttaataaaagattgatggcgactccaatttttcatcaacaacttatttttgtttttcaaaataaaaatggtttcgacacataCCTTAATTTCATATCAATGTGTATGTtgattatataaacaaaaaattattcatattatttacataagctaaattttgaccaaaatcgAACAAAAACCTATGCATTCCATACAAACCAtatttaatgtttcaaaaactaccgagatAAGCTAGATAATGTGACTTGAGTGTTGATCCGATCGTCTAACCTTCTGAAAATCTACAGAGACATTAAACAATACAAATAAGCTTAATgaaacttagtaagtttgacGGGTTAAACAAAAATCTTACCGAACCTACTATAacaagtcaaataaataaaaccattcATGTCAACTCCCTGTCATTCACAACTTTAATTGATAAATACATCCATActcaaatcaatacaaaaataaataacatgtctttcaaattcattaaataaaccACTTTACTGAAATTTTTCCATTTGAAGAATGACTtgcggataagagtacatcgtcaacagaagctcataagagctggaCAGAAGCTCGAAAGCTTAATAGAAGCTCATAAAAGCTGAACAGAAGCTTGTAAGAGccaaacagaagctcataagagctgaacaaAAGCTCTTAAGAgctaaatagaaattaaaacacgagagttcgcaacaaatgctaaacctcgatttacttgggaaaaatgtcattgtCTCTTTCCAATACCATCATACACCAAAATatgaatgtactcaaatcctaCATTCTATTTAAACCGAATAtccaatttaatattataattccaacaataactcatttccaaaaatagaataaatgcATAATATCGCTCAccaaatttatacaaatataaaattttaattgtacaAACTTACCTAGATTGAATTGTAGTAAATGTAGAAGTTCAATGactattttgctattttttcttttttacgaATATCTGTGGGATCTTGATctagaatataaaattactcaattattagaatatatttcatttccaattcaCTTTACAAGTAATgcccttttattttcaaatttacacaattacataaacttttacaatttttgcaatttaatcccttagtTAGTTAATCCatcaatttaactaattttgcaataaataatttatccaTATATTCTAGGCCTTCATACAACCCCTAATTAAccaaaattcactatcaaaccctaatattttaacatttttacaatttagtcctaaaatcaatatttaacaaaatcaatttataaaatcatcatacaacatAATCAAAGCTCTAAATCGATGTTATTCATTAAAAAacatctaatatttatcaatgacaactttcaaaattttaataaaataaaaaacaaatgtaTAGTTTAGTTGGACCTActtgtaacaatctcaaaaacataaaaattacaagctagtaagaattgaactcacgtGAAGTAAAAGTATGAAAACCAACTTAAGCTCTCTCCTATGACTGTATTTTGCTGAAAATTGGAgaagaaatgtctagaaaacctttaaattcaattttttaatttttaatttcatcaaaattactattttgtcattgaatcattttattttattatttttccttcatATGCCACCTCaccttttaattttggtttaatttttcttaagtcCTCCCTCATttattaatcaagccatttaatcacttaaatattataattagcaagttttgcacctttttcaatttagtcattttaattaattaactatcgaaacgttaaaattttttgacgAAAATTTACTATTACCTTAAAGaaactccataaatattaataaaaatatttacgactcggtttatagaaacgaggttccaatacctcactttctaaaaccacttgacataataaatcattataaaacacaaattaccaattcaaaaacctttttaaaaccatatttgactcgtaaatattaaatattaatatttacgaacttactcgccGGATTTGGTGACctcgaaccactgtttccgacaccactaaaaaatcgggctgttacaggattgttaagttctttttttaaaaaagtgtgGCTAGTGAGCTCCAAACAACGATTTGAAAATTGGTAAGATGGATCAATACCATCGGCGAGTAGAAGAATATACCTTAGATCTAAGTTGATATGATAGTTTAGTGTCCAAAATCGGAGAAAAAACccgtttggattttggtttgtaGATTTACGACggtcaaagttgtttcatgaaaaataaaattgaattgtagaagaaaaGAGGAACCAAAGCTTACAAATGGTGTAGGTGGTATGAACAGAGGTCGCacaacaacaaatataataGTCcggtgacttaaatgaaaactttcaaatagttgttactgtaactttttgaagtaaatgtccaaaatgtaaacttactaatagtatGGTGACCTTGGATGTAGTTTACCTAaaaattatagatcttatccGTTAACATATATATAGTTATCGATTGAGATTAGCAATAGATTTGTCTATTACAGTATGTCTATTACAGTAGTATCATAGGTTAGGAAACGGTAGGTAATATTTGGGAACTATGGATATGGTAGACATGCTAGGTTAATAACCGTTGAGGTGGTAAAAATGTAATGGGTTTGCTTAAACGTTTGTTGGTTTCTTGGTTATGAGGGGAACGTTGGGATATTCAGGTTGATAATAATTTCCATTTTATCCTCTTGCAGGGTAGATGTTCGATAATTGTTTGAATAggattaatattcttttggagcTGTCTCGTTATAGTAAAAAAGTAGCCCTGGGTTCTATTCATCCTAGATGAGTTTGGTTGTCTGTTGAGTTGTGAAAGTTTTTGGTTGCATTTCAGTTCTTGCTTTGCTTAATTCAAATCTTAGATTGCAAACTTACTTGATGTTTTTATTAGGCCGCTGCAGTCAGCAGAAAAATCCAAAACTTTAGCAGCTCAAAGTCCACTCCCTACTGAGAGGATGAGGAGACTCATGATGTCAAAAGGGCCACTCCAGGTGATAGAAGCATATTGTTTTCAATTCTCTATCCAGCTATCTTAGGAATCTGATAAATTGCATTAGCATGTGCTTAATACATGATATTTAGTTGCTGTATCAACCTAGTAACTATAACAAATATGCACCTTATCCAATAGTTGAGGCAACACCAACAAGCatttaaatcaagaaaagtCTTAACAATATAAGCAAGAGAACTAGATAATCTTAAATGACAAATCTTGCAAAGAAACACCCATAGAGCTCTGAGTCATCTTGCTCCTTTTGCTTTTCAAAGCATCAGTGTCTATATAACAGTCTTCCATGCAGTCCTGAACATTTGAACACACAGAATTTTCAGTCTAGAGTAAACAATGGACCGCAGATTTTTTCACTAATAAGAAGTAGCTGAAAACTTTATATTTTGAaccatttaaattatataattgaagATTAAACAGCCAGACACAGAGATGCTTGCCAATGTTTAACAGTGGTAGAAGCTTGCTGCAGATGAAATACATAATTGTTTCTCTATGTGGATCCATAATAAAGTTGTTTGGTTTCTTTGACAAAGCACTCACTGATAAAAGTTTTATATCTAATAATTAGCTATTTATAGATAGATCTCTAGCACAAAGGGAATAATGTGACTAACTTGTAAAAGAAACTCTTGTTGTTAGAAAAGGCAACTGGTAAGGCAACAGTTGTTTGGTTTCTTTGACAAAGCACTCACTGTTAGAAGTTTTATATTGTCTGGAGTTtgacttaaaaaatttatttgtaaggCAACTGGTAAAAATATGCACCAAGCCTGGAATAAAGCTAGAACAATGCAGTTAGAGAAGGTCTTGAGTACGACATTAATAGCCAATGTGCAAATTAATCAACATTATAACAATTGAACAAATTAACATCAATAGTATAGAATCACTCACCATAATTTTGTCTCAGTTCAAAAATACAATGGAAGGCACATGTTGGACTTTGTAGAAATCTTCCCCATCTTCCTCAATACTACTTTTGAATGCTCTTGACATCCACCTAATCTCTACTTCCCGGAGGGTAGTGACAAACCTCAGTCCATCTGGAACCATCTTCAGCTTGTAGCAATCAGAAATACCCAAACGACTAAGAGTAGGCATAGCTCCTTCTTCAATCTTCCACTCATCAAAATTGGACAACCCACGAAGAAGTAACGTTTTTAGCTGGGGGAAACTGTTCCTAGAGCAAGTCATTTTCTTTCCCGTGAATACTTCCCATCCACTTAAGTACTTTAAGTGAGGCAGCTTCCCAAGCGCTTCCATTGGATCTTCAACAAGTCTAGATCCCCATAAAGTTAACTTGGTGAGAGATGAAGGGAATTCAATGTCTCGGGGTAAGTTGTTTATTCTTCCTTCTACATGCAGCTTGCAAAGACGTGGACAGCCTAATAGTAGTTTCCTTAAATCAACTACCGTATCCGGAAATGAAAGGAGGTCAGTTTTTAAGGACAGGGACGTCAGGTATGGCAGTATCTTATTTGGAGGTTCAAAGATTTGGACAAATGATTCAAAGTGTCTAGAGTCATTTAGAACAAGTTTTCGGAGGTTGGTTAATAGGAGAAGATCCCTAACATTACATTTATTAGCAGGAAAATTTACAAGAGTCTGCAAATTGCTAAGACAGGCCAACTGTAAATTATCTGTAACATCCCCGCACCACTTAGGAAGATATAGATGTCTCAACTGCGCCATCTTCCATAAAATATTAGGCACTTGTACAGTTGATTCCCATGACACTTTATCAATTGTTTGCAAGTTCAGAGTCTGCAAGCCAACCAGATTGACCAAAGATGTCGGCAATTCTCTTATACGTGTTTTCTTCAGACTTAAAAATCTTATCTGAACAAGAAATCCTATATCTTCAGGCAATTTCTCCTCAAGTCCTTTAATTCCTTCAAGATCCAACACTTTAAGCAATTTGAATTTGTCAAACACAGATTTCAATAGGCGCTCATTATGTATTCTATGCTTTTTTGGACGGAAAAAGAATAAGGACCTAAGGTTAGGATTTTTCTGGTATTCTGGCAAACCAGGATCTTGGTTGTTTTGATCCAAATGGATAGCACATCTACGGATCTTGCTTACAGGTGTTGGTCTAGAATATGTAGAAGATGGGAGAGAACCAAtaatatgcataaaattttcttgtttggcCTTTGACAAACATAAATCACGCATAAGGTCATGCAGGCGACAAGTTTTTATGGTTCCTGTTGAACCCTTCACTCCCACTTGAACCATCGACCTATTTATCAAGTCATGTAAGTAGCCTTGCGCAACTTCCTCCATGGTTTCATACCTTTCATCTACTTCTACTTCATCCTGTGAGGATACAAAGCCTTCTGAAACCCATTGCCGAACTAATTTCTTGGTTGGTATTTCAAAATCTTCTGGAAACTGGCTCAAATGTAAGAAGCATGGTTTCAGTTGGTAAGGTAATTCATGGTAACTTAAAGCCAATACCTCAGATAGTTTAGCTTGTCGTCCACTCTCTTTTGATCTTGCCAAGTGTAACTTGATATTTCTGTGCACCTTATCCCACTCATTCACTGTTTCTTTCGTTGCCAAAAGTCCACCAAGCACAATGATTGCCAGCGGTAGACCTGCACAACTTCCCACCATTTCCCTCCCTAAATTCTCCATATCTTTTTCAACTACAAAGCCTGGAAAAcacaaatcaaaatgaaaattagaaaatccTATGTTTCCTAAATGAACCATAGATATATAACCAGGTGCCTTCCCTAATAATCAATCACTCATTTTGGGCTTTGACTGGTTGTTTAGGGTGGACTTATCAGTAGGATGGATATCCTAAATCCAATTCTTCTTACTCTTCTGTtcttcaaaagaataaaaaagattatCTATTCTACTTATTATCATGCTTTGTGAAGAAGTAACAATTAGGGAAGCTTATGTGCATGCTCTGTTACttcatatattttaacaaattatataTCTAAGAAAATTAGTGAGACAAAAAAGGAAGGTGTAGAAAAAAGCATTATTAGAGAAATGTTGGAACCGACACGAATGCTCAAaggatattaaaatatatgcacATCAAGCATGACCAATTATAGTACTGCTAAAGGTAATATGTACCTAAATTTTGCGGCAGGTAGCAAGGTATAActttttattcttaaaagttgTTAACGACCTCACCAGGTGCCTTCAACTTCTATTACCAAGTTCTTCTAGGTGGTTACTTTAATCatgttagttttgattttgcctcttgattttgattatttcatatattgttTAGTCATGCATGAATGACATTACTCCTGCCAAATGCTCGAGTTGGAATATGAATCATAACAAGGCTATAGCTTAATATGAACCTAGTCAATGTGCTTTGCTTCAATCATGATCTGTTTGAGCAACTCCAAAGAACCATGCTAACTTTAGTTAAGCTGTCCAGAAAGCCTTGCTTTTGGCAATAGTTTAGTCAAAATTTGTGAAAACAATAATATAAGTAGTAATCATGTACTATTTTGTCCCTTTACCCATATTCAATTATCCTATACTGCACAATTCTATTTTCCAAACATTGGCTTTAGATTAAATAAGAGTAAGATATAGTCTAAACTTATGTTAGTTGGACTCTATTTTTCCTGAAGTACTCCTGTCCAACTACTTTGTCTGAAACACATTCCAACATGGGTATGAGTATAAGATTCTCTctagatatataaaaaaacctCAACAATGTAATAGTATCTCACGTGCCCCCAAGTCAGGTAATATAGGGCTAAGCAGATAGCAACATGCAGAATTATGCCTAATGGAGTCAAAAGACTTTGGCAATCAAGATGTCTAGGAGAATGAATAATGGAATAATTAACTACCTGATTTGTCTTTCCTTGGAAATGCTTTCAATTGGAATAGCTCCCAACTCTGTTCTTCATTTAAACACTCTGGTTCATGAAGGAATCCATTCTGATCAGCATCCAAAGCTACTTTCCTATTGCGGGTTGTGAGCAATATTTTGCTACCAACAGTTGTTTCATCAGGGAAAGCAGGGGATAAAGTCTCCCACGCCTCACCGGTCCAAATATCATCAATCACAATCAAACatttcttctcttgctgaaCTTTGTAAAGCTTCTTTGCTAATTCCTCATCCCTCATTCTCAAAATTTCTTCCTTCTCCTCCTTTGATGGGGTGATCAATTTCAGCAGAATTCCTTCCCAAACATCTCTTGGTCTGCATTGTTGAGAAATATAAGCCCAAGCAAAAGCTTCAAAGTGTCTCCTAATATCTGCATGATGGTATAAGGTCTTTGCTAGGGTGGTCTTCCCAAGACCTCCCATCCCACAGATAGACACAACACGGCAACGTTCTTCTTCATGAATTAACTTCACCATCAGTTCCTTTATGTTTTCTTCAAACCCAACAATATGCTCTTCCACAATATGGGAATAAGACCATCTCAGCTGCCTTTGCCTCTGTGATAAAATTCTAGACCCTTCGCCTTCTTTTCTTGCTGTTATTCCATAGGTCTGCAAACTTCTGGTCAGGTCAGTGATTCTAGATTTGATTTTATCGATCTCCGATGCAAGATTACGAAGTTCCTTACTGTGGGTAATCGAGTTTCTGATTATCCCACCTTTCTTGGAtgcaaatttaacaatataattGTCAATCACATCTTCAACATCATAAGCAGCCTCCCTTATCTCTGAAACCCAGTTTTTAACACTTTCTTCTTCATCTAGTCTTTTGTCTGCATCTTTGAGGAAGCACTGCATCCGCTTTAGTTCGATTTGCAACTGCTTGACTTCTTTCTTAACCCCCAATAGCTGTGCAGCCTCCTCAATTAATAGGTCTCCGAGCCTTTCCACAAGAAAAGACACCACAGATTCAGCCATGGCTACTTTGGTTTTGCAACTAAAACAGAGGCAAAGCTTATGTCCAGTCAAGCTGAACTGAAGTTGAATGAAAACAAAAGACTGCTTAACTGATTCCAGTTATGTTATCTGAAAATCATTTTGAAGaagaataataagaaaagaaaacgaGACTTAAGAAACCAATAATTGATATCCAACGGCATGAAGCAAGTCAAAGTCGTCGCTTTGCTTTTCTCAATAAAATGCTAGTGGgcaatagaaaaataaattaaaataaaaaattagtcaAAAAAGTCGAATGtccatagaaattaaaaatggtaGTTGGGAGCTGCATTTTATGACTTATTTATTCATTACATCATTCACCGACGGTAACTGGGATTGGGT
This genomic window contains:
- the LOC105803515 gene encoding putative disease resistance protein At1g50180, which produces MAESVVSFLVERLGDLLIEEAAQLLGVKKEVKQLQIELKRMQCFLKDADKRLDEEESVKNWVSEIREAAYDVEDVIDNYIVKFASKKGGIIRNSITHSKELRNLASEIDKIKSRITDLTRSLQTYGITARKEGEGSRILSQRQRQLRWSYSHIVEEHIVGFEENIKELMVKLIHEEERCRVVSICGMGGLGKTTLAKTLYHHADIRRHFEAFAWAYISQQCRPRDVWEGILLKLITPSKEEKEEILRMRDEELAKKLYKVQQEKKCLIVIDDIWTGEAWETLSPAFPDETTVGSKILLTTRNRKVALDADQNGFLHEPECLNEEQSWELFQLKAFPRKDKSGFVVEKDMENLGREMVGSCAGLPLAIIVLGGLLATKETVNEWDKVHRNIKLHLARSKESGRQAKLSEVLALSYHELPYQLKPCFLHLSQFPEDFEIPTKKLVRQWVSEGFVSSQDEVEVDERYETMEEVAQGYLHDLINRSMVQVGVKGSTGTIKTCRLHDLMRDLCLSKAKQENFMHIIGSLPSSTYSRPTPVSKIRRCAIHLDQNNQDPGLPEYQKNPNLRSLFFFRPKKHRIHNERLLKSVFDKFKLLKVLDLEGIKGLEEKLPEDIGFLVQIRFLSLKKTRIRELPTSLVNLVGLQTLNLQTIDKVSWESTVQVPNILWKMAQLRHLYLPKWCGDVTDNLQLACLSNLQTLVNFPANKCNVRDLLLLTNLRKLVLNDSRHFESFVQIFEPPNKILPYLTSLSLKTDLLSFPDTVVDLRKLLLGCPRLCKLHVEGRINNLPRDIEFPSSLTKLTLWGSRLVEDPMEALGKLPHLKYLSGWEVFTGKKMTCSRNSFPQLKTLLLRGLSNFDEWKIEEGAMPTLSRLGISDCYKLKMVPDGLRFVTTLREVEIRWMSRAFKSSIEEDGEDFYKVQHVPSIVFLN